CCGAAAGCCACTTCCGCCGGAACGTCGGCCGCCTCGATGAGGAATCGCGGCGAGCCGTCGTCCTTCCGAGCGATGCCTTCCAGCACCGGCGATTCGACGCTGGCGCGGGTGATGTCGAAGGTGAGCGTTGTGCCGTCTCGGTCGACACCGATGGTCACGTCGGTGCCGGCCGGGCCCATGATGTAGTCCTGGGCCTCTCGAACGGTCAGCGGCCGAATGTCGATGCCGTCGGCGGAGACGAGGATGTCGCCCGCCTTCAGGCCGGCGTCGAGCGCGGGGCTCTCGGGCAGGACGCGTGTGACGCGAATTCCGCCGGACGGCTGAAGCATGGTGAAGGCATCGTCGTCCGCGTTGACGGCCAAGATGTTCACGCCGATGCCGACGTAAACGCCGCCGAGGGCGTTGTTGAATGATTCCGCCTCGGCCGGCGGGATGTAGCCGGTGTTGTCATCCGTCGTCAGCCGAAGCATTCCTTCAATCGCGGCCTGGCGAAGGACGTCGGCCTCGATCTCTCGGACGTAGCCGGTTTCGACGCGGTCCTTCACTTCGAGCAAGGTTTTGACGAAACTCGCCTCATCCGCGTCGACGGCCCCGCCGCCGAGGCTGGCTCCGCGGAGGACGAGAACCGCCAAAACCAGCGTGACGATGCCCCAGGCGACACGCTGCGGCTCGACCTTGGACAAATGCCCATCGTTTGCCGCGGCAGCTTGCTCGGTGGTTTGATCAGCCACGGAGTAACGCT
Above is a genomic segment from Planctomycetota bacterium containing:
- a CDS encoding S41 family peptidase, with protein sequence MADQTTEQAAAANDGHLSKVEPQRVAWGIVTLVLAVLVLRGASLGGGAVDADEASFVKTLLEVKDRVETGYVREIEADVLRQAAIEGMLRLTTDDNTGYIPPAEAESFNNALGGVYVGIGVNILAVNADDDAFTMLQPSGGIRVTRVLPESPALDAGLKAGDILVSADGIDIRPLTVREAQDYIMGPAGTDVTIGVDRDGTTLTFDITRASVESPVLEGIARKDDGSPRFLIEAADVPAEVAFGSGELPRIAYVRLERFTPNCTAKVANALLALEPLDGVVLDLRQNPGGQLTEAVGLASLFLDDGQLITFEDGRNAQRTLHRVDRPEEVPDWLTTVPLVLLVDGASASASEIVAGALSHHGRATLVGQDTFGKGSVQIPLPIGGPDGRFGFLRLTEAYYHLPDGRIVDRTGGVSSGVEVDVDVPLAEGEDSRPEQDGPIWPRQVWRAYEVLLVDLLQPTGRGDVVEPAAVQETL